A region of Maridesulfovibrio sp. DNA encodes the following proteins:
- a CDS encoding phosphate/phosphite/phosphonate ABC transporter substrate-binding protein, whose product MFKLRYTLPAVLLLAGAAIYFFGSQPEERIVRVDMSIREEIRVPEPRPAITYAYLPQYSHKVSYLRHNRLIEYLSRESGFSIRQVFPDTFEEHRRMVENGEIDISFSNPMTYVEIARSGARAFARIIEPSGSPTFRGQIITRKDNRSITRLEDCIGKTWIAVDPLSAGGYLFPLGLFLKHGIQKSDFKEISFAPGPGGKQEKAVLAVYAGKYDFASIREGTLNVVRDKINIDKIKIIAETEPYPGWVYAARKGLSPKVVNKIKYCMFAMSMDNPQQASILYQAGMRGIIPAEDKDYDSVRELTEKLGLNVEEQGGTK is encoded by the coding sequence ATGTTCAAGCTCAGATACACTCTCCCGGCAGTTTTGTTGCTTGCCGGAGCCGCAATCTATTTCTTCGGTTCGCAGCCGGAAGAAAGAATCGTGCGTGTAGATATGTCTATTCGCGAAGAAATCCGCGTTCCCGAACCCAGACCGGCCATCACTTACGCCTATCTGCCTCAATATTCACATAAAGTTTCCTACCTCCGCCACAACAGGCTTATAGAATACCTTTCCCGAGAGTCGGGTTTTTCCATCCGTCAGGTATTTCCCGATACCTTCGAAGAACACCGCCGTATGGTGGAAAACGGAGAAATCGACATTTCTTTTTCCAATCCCATGACCTACGTGGAAATAGCCAGAAGCGGAGCACGTGCATTCGCACGTATCATCGAACCTTCCGGCAGTCCCACTTTCAGGGGACAGATCATAACCCGCAAGGACAACCGGTCCATTACAAGATTAGAAGACTGCATTGGGAAAACATGGATCGCAGTGGACCCCCTCTCAGCAGGAGGCTACCTTTTTCCGCTGGGGCTTTTCCTCAAGCACGGAATCCAAAAATCAGACTTCAAGGAGATTTCGTTTGCTCCCGGACCGGGGGGAAAACAGGAAAAAGCGGTACTGGCAGTTTACGCAGGTAAATATGATTTTGCATCCATAAGAGAAGGCACACTCAATGTTGTGCGCGACAAAATCAATATTGATAAGATAAAAATAATAGCTGAAACCGAGCCATATCCCGGCTGGGTCTATGCGGCACGCAAAGGACTTTCGCCCAAAGTGGTCAATAAAATCAAATACTGCATGTTCGCAATGTCCATGGACAACCCGCAGCAGGCCTCCATTCTCTATCAAGCCGGTATGAGAGGCATAATTCCTGCGGAAGACAAGGATTATGATTCTGTACGGGAATTGACCGAAAAGCTGGGCCTGAATGTTGAAGAACAGGGGGGAACAAAATGA
- the hpnA gene encoding hopanoid-associated sugar epimerase: MNVMITGATGLIGSRLVKILSRQGFAIKALVRDIDRAQQLIKEPIEFIRGDLTNEAALEEALRGCRYLFHLAADYRLWVPDPEVMNRTNIEGTRLVMQKALQAGVERIVYTSSVCVLGCNEDGSPVDEEAASTVADMISPYKKSKFLAEKLVMDMVRDKGLPAVIVNPSTPVGPGDSRPTPTGTMVLNAARDGGMFYADTGLNVAHVDDIAQGHLLALQKGEVGRRYILGGENLSLRELFAMTARITDRPGPKFKVPQAMMYLAGFTGELLARMGFLKNPVATMDSVRMASKKMYYSSERAERELGYTHRPAIEAVQDAVCWFKEQQMLS, encoded by the coding sequence ATGAATGTAATGATCACCGGGGCAACCGGATTGATTGGTTCCCGTCTAGTTAAAATTCTTTCAAGACAGGGATTCGCCATTAAGGCGCTTGTCCGTGACATAGATCGGGCGCAGCAACTCATTAAAGAACCGATAGAATTTATCCGCGGTGATCTCACTAACGAAGCCGCGTTGGAAGAAGCTCTGCGGGGATGCAGATATCTTTTCCATCTTGCTGCCGACTATCGTCTCTGGGTTCCTGACCCGGAAGTTATGAATCGCACCAATATTGAAGGTACCCGGCTGGTCATGCAAAAGGCTCTTCAGGCCGGAGTGGAGCGTATTGTCTATACCTCCAGTGTTTGCGTGCTGGGCTGTAATGAAGATGGAAGCCCTGTAGATGAGGAGGCCGCATCAACAGTGGCGGATATGATCAGCCCGTATAAGAAATCTAAATTTCTGGCAGAGAAGCTGGTTATGGATATGGTCCGTGATAAAGGACTTCCTGCTGTTATTGTGAATCCTTCTACTCCTGTCGGGCCGGGTGATTCCCGTCCTACTCCCACTGGAACCATGGTGCTTAATGCCGCTCGTGACGGCGGGATGTTCTATGCCGATACCGGATTGAATGTTGCCCATGTTGATGACATCGCGCAGGGGCATCTGCTGGCTTTGCAGAAGGGCGAGGTCGGGCGCAGGTATATTCTGGGCGGAGAAAATCTGAGTCTAAGGGAATTATTTGCAATGACTGCGCGTATAACCGATCGGCCGGGCCCAAAATTCAAGGTTCCTCAAGCTATGATGTATCTAGCTGGCTTTACCGGTGAGTTGCTGGCTCGGATGGGATTTCTCAAGAATCCGGTAGCCACCATGGATAGTGTCCGCATGGCATCCAAAAAAATGTATTACAGTTCCGAAAGGGCTGAGAGAGAGCTGGGCTATACCCATCGTCCGGCTATAGAGGCCGTTCAGGATGCCGTTTGCTGGTTCAAGGAACAGCAGATGCTCAGTTAG
- a CDS encoding ATP-binding protein — protein MMDIFSRLKFRTKINLGITLIVAFTSLIIAIFVIRMSSDALIEQSRKRGEVLAGNLAMRAENPLLSVDLLNLGSMVNELKKADNEIEYAFIMDDRQRVLANTFSDGFPVQLKDANKSSGNVIGVVIIDTGKKRIFDFAAPILLGDKKLGMVRIGLSRSGIHAVVQNLIFAIMVLTGAVLLMAVLISTQFARQLTLRLGSLQKHAEDIVATHLGPGLRKEQEKKEGITDKFKRAISHPPKGDEIEELTETFDAMAMSLACHIEDLQITEADLTRQKELLKTIINVSPDFVSLQGPQLTYLAVNKTYAEHLGRSEEEILGLTDEEIYPGEVAAARMEEAKMVLKTGHPVNKETREPETEDYPPRWFHTIRVPVHGQKNNIIGVLSTSREITEIKSYQAQLIQSQKMESIGKLAGGVAHEINTPLGIILGYSQLLQEDLDPENQIAKDLGIIEKQTRVCRKIVADLLGFSRQTESEKITMCFNNSILEVVQLVSHTFKLEQVRIITELDDRFPIIHGDPEKLKQVWLNLLSNALEAINDKGIIHISTQLDTDSMTITAIFSDTGHGVEPKNLNTIFDPFYSTKPVGKGTGLGLSVSFGIIKDHGGTIEALSPLPRSLRNKLKLPEKSGPGTLFKVILPLDELSDEDQT, from the coding sequence ATGATGGATATTTTTTCCCGTTTAAAATTCAGGACCAAAATAAACTTGGGCATTACCCTAATTGTAGCCTTCACCTCATTGATTATTGCCATCTTCGTTATTCGCATGTCTTCAGATGCACTCATTGAGCAATCACGCAAGAGAGGTGAAGTTCTGGCCGGGAATCTAGCCATGCGTGCAGAAAACCCTTTGCTTTCCGTAGACCTGCTCAATCTTGGTTCAATGGTCAACGAACTGAAAAAGGCTGACAATGAAATTGAATATGCCTTCATCATGGATGACCGGCAGCGGGTACTCGCCAATACTTTCAGTGACGGATTTCCCGTACAATTGAAAGACGCCAATAAAAGCTCTGGAAACGTCATCGGCGTAGTCATCATAGATACCGGGAAAAAACGTATTTTCGATTTTGCGGCCCCCATACTCCTTGGAGATAAAAAACTGGGCATGGTTCGCATCGGCCTTTCCAGATCAGGAATACATGCTGTGGTGCAAAACCTTATTTTCGCCATTATGGTACTGACCGGAGCTGTCCTGCTGATGGCAGTGCTCATTTCCACCCAGTTCGCCCGGCAACTCACTCTCAGGCTCGGTTCTCTTCAGAAACACGCCGAAGATATTGTTGCCACCCATCTGGGACCAGGACTGCGCAAGGAACAGGAAAAAAAGGAAGGAATTACCGACAAATTCAAACGGGCAATATCCCATCCCCCCAAAGGAGATGAGATCGAAGAACTGACCGAAACCTTCGACGCAATGGCCATGAGTCTTGCCTGCCACATTGAAGACCTGCAGATAACCGAAGCCGACCTGACCCGGCAAAAGGAACTGCTTAAAACAATTATTAATGTATCCCCGGATTTTGTTTCCCTGCAGGGTCCCCAGCTGACCTATCTTGCGGTGAACAAAACATATGCGGAACACCTTGGACGCAGTGAAGAAGAAATCCTCGGCCTTACTGACGAAGAAATCTATCCGGGAGAGGTCGCTGCAGCACGCATGGAGGAAGCCAAGATGGTCCTTAAAACCGGCCATCCGGTAAATAAAGAAACCCGTGAACCGGAAACAGAAGACTATCCGCCGCGCTGGTTTCACACCATCCGCGTCCCGGTTCATGGGCAAAAAAACAACATCATAGGAGTGCTTTCCACTTCACGCGAGATAACTGAAATCAAGAGCTATCAGGCCCAGTTGATTCAATCCCAGAAAATGGAATCCATTGGTAAACTGGCTGGTGGTGTGGCTCATGAAATCAACACACCGCTGGGAATCATCCTCGGTTACTCCCAACTGTTGCAGGAAGACCTTGATCCGGAAAACCAGATTGCCAAAGATCTGGGCATTATCGAGAAACAGACCAGAGTATGCCGCAAAATAGTGGCCGACCTGCTCGGATTTTCCCGTCAGACCGAAAGTGAAAAGATCACCATGTGCTTCAACAACTCCATTCTGGAAGTGGTGCAGTTGGTCAGTCACACATTCAAACTGGAACAGGTCCGGATAATAACGGAACTTGATGACCGCTTCCCCATAATCCACGGGGACCCGGAAAAGCTGAAGCAGGTCTGGCTGAACCTGCTTTCCAATGCGCTGGAAGCGATTAATGATAAGGGCATCATACATATCTCCACGCAACTGGATACAGACTCCATGACCATTACCGCCATCTTTTCCGATACCGGACACGGGGTTGAGCCTAAAAATCTCAACACCATCTTTGATCCTTTCTACTCCACCAAACCGGTGGGCAAGGGAACAGGACTCGGGCTTTCGGTCTCTTTCGGTATCATCAAAGATCACGGAGGAACTATTGAAGCGCTAAGCCCGTTGCCCCGCAGTTTACGCAATAAACTTAAACTCCCGGAAAAATCAGGTCCGGGCACTTTGTTTAAGGTAATCTTACCTCTTGATGAACTTTCGGACGAAGATCAGACTTAG
- a CDS encoding N-acyl homoserine lactonase family protein produces the protein MAKYRIHPIVMGTKRFDKGMMTYQHDYGQPYIIPIYSWYLEGGDKKILVDTGEMQPIISEDREIDLGGKIYTFEDGLAKYGLKPEDIDIVIHTHLHNDHCENDYKCVNAKFYVHRKELDHVHEPHPLDFRYLEDYVEDVEDAGQVVAVDGDYEVVPGIRMMHTPAHTPGGMTILIDTEGGLAAITGFCVIMENFNPPPEVRGMEMEVIPPGTSVNTYEAYDIMLKVKEMADILIPLHEPAFAKYDVIEGT, from the coding sequence ATGGCCAAGTACAGGATTCATCCCATAGTCATGGGAACAAAGAGATTCGACAAAGGTATGATGACCTATCAGCATGATTATGGACAGCCTTACATCATCCCTATTTATAGCTGGTATCTGGAAGGAGGGGATAAAAAGATACTCGTGGATACCGGAGAAATGCAGCCCATTATTTCAGAAGATCGTGAAATCGATCTGGGCGGGAAAATTTATACTTTTGAAGATGGTCTGGCTAAGTATGGCCTCAAGCCTGAAGATATAGACATAGTGATCCATACCCACCTGCATAATGACCATTGCGAAAATGATTATAAATGTGTGAATGCAAAATTCTATGTTCACCGCAAGGAACTGGATCATGTTCATGAACCGCATCCTCTGGATTTCCGTTATCTGGAAGATTACGTGGAAGACGTGGAGGATGCCGGGCAGGTAGTTGCTGTGGACGGAGATTATGAAGTTGTTCCGGGTATTCGCATGATGCATACACCGGCCCATACGCCCGGCGGTATGACCATCCTTATTGATACCGAAGGCGGACTGGCCGCCATTACCGGGTTCTGCGTGATTATGGAGAATTTTAATCCTCCACCGGAAGTGAGGGGTATGGAAATGGAAGTCATTCCTCCCGGAACCTCGGTTAATACCTATGAGGCATATGACATCATGCTCAAGGTTAAGGAAATGGCCGATATTTTAATCCCTTTGCATGAGCCTGCTTTTGCAAAATATGACGTAATAGAGGGCACTTGA
- a CDS encoding DUF169 domain-containing protein, with amino-acid sequence MTYKEIQELLMKEMRLYHYPVAVKYFFDQAEVDEFKEKAEFHVPIKPMTFCQWEIAARMKGQTVYSDVSGLGCGNAKYAFAWKELDEGEIKGHSKYVKDLDQAKKFVLSKPRMKEGLIGIAVAPLGSIDGIFEPDVVHFYCDNMQAYHFAVDYAAATDTHPLRPNVTMNSSACAGCVYTYNEQEFNMVPACSGSYNAGKTERGEINVMIPGTKFKMMVQRLLDRMELASSSITKPGDGFPGQDVCKNCPLIIFKKEQ; translated from the coding sequence ATGACTTACAAAGAGATTCAAGAACTGCTGATGAAGGAAATGAGGCTTTATCATTACCCTGTAGCCGTTAAATATTTCTTCGATCAGGCTGAGGTAGACGAATTCAAGGAAAAAGCTGAATTCCACGTCCCCATCAAGCCTATGACATTCTGCCAGTGGGAAATCGCAGCCCGCATGAAAGGCCAGACCGTTTATTCAGATGTTTCCGGTCTCGGATGCGGCAATGCCAAATATGCCTTTGCATGGAAAGAGCTGGACGAAGGCGAAATCAAAGGTCACTCCAAGTACGTTAAGGACCTTGATCAGGCCAAAAAATTCGTACTCAGCAAGCCACGCATGAAAGAAGGCCTTATCGGTATCGCAGTTGCCCCCCTTGGCTCCATCGACGGTATTTTCGAGCCTGATGTAGTCCACTTCTACTGTGACAACATGCAGGCCTACCACTTTGCAGTAGATTACGCCGCAGCAACTGATACACACCCCCTGCGCCCCAACGTAACCATGAACTCCTCCGCTTGTGCGGGCTGTGTATACACCTATAATGAGCAGGAATTCAACATGGTTCCGGCCTGCTCCGGCAGCTACAACGCAGGTAAAACCGAGCGCGGAGAAATCAACGTGATGATCCCCGGCACCAAGTTCAAAATGATGGTTCAGAGACTTCTGGACCGCATGGAACTGGCCAGCTCCTCTATCACCAAGCCCGGCGACGGCTTCCCCGGTCAGGATGTCTGTAAAAACTGCCCGCTGATTATCTTTAAGAAAGAACAATAA
- a CDS encoding carbon starvation protein A, producing the protein MNSLVIAGLCFVGYIIAYHTYGKFLAKKIFQIDENKVCPSCELEDGKDFVPTKKEVLFGHHFTSIAGLGPIVGPAIAIIWGWVPAVLWVFFGAIFMGAVHDFGSLVVSLRNQGRSVGDLAAGLLNHRVRSLFLIIIFFELLIVIAVFALIIAILFNMYPAAVVPVWSEVPIAIGLGWLMYKKKADHTIWSLIALLAMYAFVVVGVYVPFKMPAIAGMNPIVVWTLIMLVYAFIASVLPVTTLLQPRDYINGHQLFVALILLVIGAVVAHPTFVAPALDLAPQGAPPMLPFLFVIIACGAISGFHSLVSSGTSAKQCETERDSRMIGYGSMLMEAALSILVIVAVGAGLGLGKHTADGQLLTGTAAFTTHYASWASAAGLGAKLSAFVEGSANLMASYGIPSNIALAIMGVFLVSFAATTLDSATRIQRYVVGELAQAYKMPSLAGSIPATLIAVGTAAILCFNGGFSIGALKKGALALWPLFGTVNQLLAALALLIITVYLARKKVKAIYTGIPMVFMIAMTGWAMVFNLQKFYAGGKWLLFVVGLIVFVLEIWMIAETYLVMKKVYSGEDNASAATQNI; encoded by the coding sequence GTGAACTCACTTGTTATCGCCGGTCTTTGCTTTGTGGGGTATATAATTGCTTACCATACCTACGGCAAATTTTTGGCAAAAAAGATTTTTCAGATTGATGAGAACAAGGTCTGTCCCAGTTGCGAACTTGAAGATGGAAAAGATTTTGTTCCCACAAAAAAAGAAGTGCTTTTCGGGCACCATTTCACATCCATTGCCGGTCTCGGTCCGATCGTAGGACCTGCAATTGCTATTATCTGGGGTTGGGTTCCTGCTGTGCTCTGGGTTTTCTTCGGAGCCATTTTCATGGGTGCAGTGCATGACTTCGGTTCTCTTGTGGTCAGTCTGCGAAATCAGGGACGTTCCGTAGGGGACCTTGCTGCCGGGCTGCTTAACCATCGCGTGCGCTCCCTGTTTCTGATCATTATCTTCTTTGAATTGTTGATCGTCATCGCCGTATTTGCCCTTATTATCGCTATCCTTTTTAATATGTACCCTGCAGCTGTCGTTCCGGTATGGAGTGAGGTTCCTATCGCCATCGGGCTGGGCTGGCTCATGTACAAGAAGAAGGCTGACCATACCATCTGGTCTCTCATCGCGCTGCTGGCAATGTATGCATTTGTTGTGGTCGGTGTTTACGTGCCTTTCAAGATGCCTGCCATTGCGGGAATGAACCCTATCGTAGTCTGGACTCTGATAATGCTTGTCTACGCCTTTATCGCGTCCGTACTTCCGGTTACCACCCTGTTGCAGCCTCGAGATTATATTAACGGACATCAGCTCTTTGTTGCACTCATTCTGTTGGTGATCGGTGCTGTTGTGGCTCATCCCACCTTCGTGGCCCCGGCTCTTGATCTTGCTCCGCAAGGTGCTCCGCCGATGCTGCCCTTCCTTTTTGTTATTATCGCCTGCGGCGCTATTTCCGGCTTCCATTCGCTGGTAAGTTCCGGAACCTCTGCCAAACAGTGTGAAACCGAACGCGATTCTCGCATGATCGGTTACGGTTCAATGCTTATGGAAGCGGCCCTGTCCATCCTTGTTATTGTTGCTGTCGGTGCCGGGCTTGGTCTTGGCAAGCATACTGCTGACGGTCAGCTGCTGACCGGTACGGCTGCCTTCACCACCCATTATGCATCATGGGCTTCCGCAGCCGGACTCGGTGCCAAGCTCAGCGCGTTTGTTGAAGGCTCCGCAAACCTTATGGCCAGTTATGGTATTCCATCCAATATAGCACTCGCAATCATGGGGGTCTTTCTGGTCAGCTTCGCAGCCACTACCCTTGACAGTGCCACCCGTATCCAGCGTTACGTGGTTGGAGAGCTGGCTCAGGCCTATAAAATGCCTTCACTTGCCGGCAGTATTCCTGCAACCCTTATTGCGGTAGGTACTGCTGCGATTCTCTGCTTTAACGGCGGCTTTTCCATCGGTGCACTTAAAAAGGGTGCGCTGGCTCTCTGGCCGTTGTTCGGCACTGTAAACCAGCTTCTGGCTGCGTTGGCATTGTTGATTATCACTGTCTATCTTGCCCGCAAGAAGGTTAAAGCCATTTATACCGGCATACCCATGGTATTCATGATTGCCATGACCGGCTGGGCAATGGTCTTTAACCTCCAGAAATTCTATGCAGGAGGCAAATGGTTGCTCTTCGTGGTAGGTCTGATCGTATTTGTGCTTGAAATCTGGATGATCGCTGAAACCTATCTTGTCATGAAGAAGGTTTACAGTGGAGAAGATAATGCTTCCGCAGCAACGCAAAACATTTAG
- a CDS encoding sulfite exporter TauE/SafE family protein, producing the protein MFKSRKSLLIMAIAALAVVAYIQPAFADRLADAISATPTGTETGQINTELAPGFLGIPGGPSVNLVIGFVWAIWVGWIFSTVGAFGGIMAGVGHITIYGFGNYASTFKKTSPVMNKLVTDSIRVSNQWLVGTSAAMSSFNYYKMGRLVLPLGLSLAAGSIAGSYLVPWLTAGKISLKSYIGFFGLFVLALGCYLFYETTPKGQAGKKQAKEAAKAFEASIKNEKEGGKVDTEAMGVKVVSFSPTKCVFTFYGVEFSFNPLIPVVGGFIIAALASFLGVGGGFLLVPFLTSVAGLPMYLVAGTSALAVLVGMTTSVFTYMVVKDTPVFWPLIGVELLGILVGSFIGPRTSKYIPDVWLKRLFVVLALYVGIRYASKGFLGYSLLPPF; encoded by the coding sequence ATGTTTAAATCACGCAAAAGCCTTTTAATTATGGCTATCGCGGCACTGGCTGTGGTGGCCTACATCCAGCCAGCCTTTGCAGACCGGCTCGCAGACGCCATCAGCGCAACCCCCACCGGTACTGAAACAGGCCAGATCAATACCGAACTCGCCCCCGGATTCCTCGGAATTCCCGGCGGCCCTAGCGTCAACCTGGTAATCGGCTTTGTCTGGGCCATCTGGGTAGGTTGGATTTTCTCTACCGTCGGCGCATTCGGCGGCATCATGGCCGGTGTCGGTCACATCACCATTTATGGTTTCGGTAACTACGCATCCACCTTCAAAAAGACCTCCCCGGTCATGAACAAGCTGGTCACCGACTCTATCCGTGTATCCAACCAGTGGCTGGTAGGTACTTCCGCAGCCATGTCCTCTTTCAACTACTATAAGATGGGCCGTCTGGTTCTGCCGCTGGGTCTTTCCCTTGCAGCAGGTTCCATTGCAGGTTCCTATCTTGTTCCCTGGCTCACCGCCGGTAAAATTTCGCTGAAATCCTACATCGGATTCTTCGGCCTCTTTGTTCTCGCTCTGGGCTGCTACCTGTTCTACGAAACCACTCCCAAAGGACAGGCAGGTAAAAAACAGGCCAAAGAAGCAGCAAAGGCTTTCGAAGCTTCCATCAAAAATGAAAAAGAAGGCGGAAAAGTCGACACCGAAGCCATGGGCGTAAAAGTTGTCAGCTTCTCCCCGACCAAGTGCGTATTCACCTTCTACGGTGTTGAATTCTCCTTCAACCCCCTCATCCCCGTAGTCGGCGGTTTCATCATCGCAGCACTTGCATCCTTCCTCGGCGTGGGCGGAGGATTCCTGCTCGTGCCTTTCCTGACCAGTGTTGCAGGGCTTCCCATGTACCTCGTTGCAGGAACTTCCGCACTGGCAGTACTCGTAGGTATGACCACCTCCGTCTTCACCTACATGGTTGTTAAAGATACCCCGGTTTTCTGGCCCCTCATCGGCGTTGAACTGCTCGGTATCCTCGTGGGTTCCTTCATCGGCCCCCGTACATCCAAGTACATCCCGGACGTATGGCTCAAGCGACTCTTCGTCGTGCTGGCTCTGTACGTAGGTATCCGTTACGCCTCCAAAGGGTTCCTCGGCTACAGCCTGCTGCCTCCGTTCTAA
- a CDS encoding alcohol dehydrogenase catalytic domain-containing protein translates to MRAIYFEDGEINFVERNKPQVAEGEALLKVRLVGICNTDIELHKGYYGFSGVPGHEFVAEVEECPGSPELLGKRVVADINCPVGSFEGDPRHAANRTVIGIVNHDGAFAEYLKVPVKNLVVVPDKVEDRVAVFAEPLAAGLEVSQQIHVTADMRVMVLGDGKLGLLTAIALKLYNPNVLLVGKHEEKLAIAAKQGVKTYCISDPEELTELASRWDKFDLVVEATGSEQGINYALDFVRPEGTVVAKTTSHLPSSINLAKLVVDEISIIGSRCGNIGLVISVLEQRLIDVSGLIEAEYDFTDFKRAFGQAMSKGALKVLVRM, encoded by the coding sequence ATGCGCGCAATTTATTTTGAAGATGGGGAAATTAATTTTGTTGAGCGGAATAAGCCGCAAGTTGCAGAGGGTGAAGCTTTACTTAAAGTCCGTCTGGTCGGTATATGCAATACTGATATTGAATTGCATAAGGGGTATTACGGTTTTTCAGGTGTGCCGGGACATGAGTTTGTAGCCGAGGTGGAGGAGTGTCCGGGCAGTCCGGAGTTGCTTGGCAAGCGGGTGGTGGCGGATATCAATTGCCCGGTTGGATCTTTTGAAGGTGACCCCCGTCACGCAGCGAACCGGACCGTTATCGGCATTGTTAATCATGACGGTGCATTTGCTGAATATTTGAAGGTTCCTGTAAAAAATCTTGTTGTAGTGCCGGATAAAGTTGAGGACCGGGTGGCAGTCTTTGCTGAACCTTTGGCCGCAGGGTTAGAGGTGAGCCAGCAGATTCATGTAACCGCTGACATGCGGGTTATGGTTCTCGGTGATGGTAAGTTGGGCTTACTTACTGCTATTGCCTTGAAATTGTATAATCCCAATGTCTTGCTCGTGGGTAAGCATGAGGAAAAGCTTGCTATTGCCGCTAAGCAGGGTGTGAAGACTTATTGCATCAGTGATCCTGAAGAATTGACTGAGCTTGCCTCCCGGTGGGATAAATTTGATCTGGTTGTGGAAGCCACAGGCAGCGAACAGGGCATTAATTATGCTCTTGATTTTGTACGTCCTGAAGGGACCGTTGTGGCTAAGACCACTTCGCACCTGCCCAGCTCCATTAATCTTGCCAAATTGGTTGTGGATGAAATTTCGATAATCGGGTCCCGTTGCGGGAATATAGGGCTGGTAATTAGCGTATTGGAGCAGAGGCTGATTGATGTGAGTGGTTTGATTGAAGCCGAAT
- a CDS encoding DUF6976 family protein, with amino-acid sequence MNQVLCSIKETMDMIADGKTLLIAGDETLLAKLPKGKWIGGTIPYFISTSKGGLVTQEQVFVTDISDVAASVTLKKYDQDDLGNVYVDAGDGGFSFIIIPASSPAHVSFALNAPNYKDFGSQPLVGWISGVLLDDLGKVKPKVFSGATGNSYEDEALVMHVDLIPGKTVDVGIVNIFEQAEGDTLTFNQDAFATEYVMVNGVKKNFAEYIAEQGLDTKLPLVADYYGALINTSFQAVSAEDGVSFYAPVFSGVRYKHAKSLSDYAAAFSKQLMDNNVAGKKIAFSCNCILNYLYSELEGKKTDPFVGPITFGEIAYQLLNQTLVYVDIHD; translated from the coding sequence ATGAATCAAGTACTTTGTAGCATCAAAGAAACCATGGATATGATTGCTGATGGCAAAACCCTTCTGATTGCCGGAGATGAAACCCTTCTAGCCAAGCTTCCGAAGGGAAAGTGGATTGGTGGAACTATTCCGTATTTCATTTCTACTTCCAAAGGCGGGCTGGTTACACAGGAACAGGTGTTTGTGACGGATATATCTGACGTTGCTGCTTCTGTTACTTTGAAAAAATATGATCAGGATGATCTTGGAAATGTGTATGTTGATGCCGGGGACGGTGGATTCAGTTTTATTATTATTCCTGCTTCAAGCCCAGCTCATGTTTCCTTTGCTCTCAACGCTCCAAATTATAAGGATTTCGGATCCCAGCCGTTAGTCGGTTGGATATCCGGTGTATTGCTGGATGACCTCGGAAAAGTTAAACCCAAGGTTTTCAGCGGAGCTACCGGTAACAGTTATGAAGATGAAGCTTTGGTAATGCATGTTGACTTGATTCCCGGAAAGACTGTTGATGTGGGAATCGTTAATATCTTTGAACAAGCTGAAGGTGATACTTTGACCTTTAATCAGGATGCTTTTGCCACTGAATACGTTATGGTTAACGGGGTCAAAAAGAATTTCGCGGAATACATTGCTGAGCAAGGCCTTGATACAAAGTTGCCGCTTGTTGCTGATTATTACGGCGCTCTTATCAACACCAGTTTTCAGGCAGTGTCAGCTGAAGATGGAGTCAGCTTTTATGCGCCTGTTTTTTCCGGTGTGCGCTATAAGCACGCAAAATCATTAAGTGATTATGCCGCGGCTTTCAGCAAGCAGTTGATGGATAACAATGTTGCAGGTAAGAAAATTGCTTTTTCCTGCAACTGCATTCTCAATTACCTCTATTCCGAATTGGAAGGCAAAAAGACAGATCCTTTTGTTGGCCCTATCACCTTTGGGGAAATTGCTTACCAGCTCTTAAACCAGACTCTTGTTTATGTGGATATTCACGATTAA